From Eremothecium sinecaudum strain ATCC 58844 chromosome V, complete sequence, a single genomic window includes:
- the RPA190 gene encoding DNA-directed RNA polymerase I core subunit RPA190 (Syntenic homolog of Ashbya gossypii ADR374C; Syntenic homolog of Saccharomyces cerevisiae YOR341W (RPA190)) produces the protein MDISKPVGAEITGVDFSIMTAEEIRGLSVKQITNPTVLDHLGHPIRGGLYDLSLGAFLRNLCATCGLDEKFCSGHQGHIELPVPCYNPLFFNQLYIYLRSSCLYCHRFRLKEAEVHRYACKLKLLQYGLIDEAYKVDDITVSGMEAASDEAEEEGKSTDISGAVLQELRMRRKEYVDLQIAKAMSEGRTSSCGTFTATVNDERKKVVQDFYKRLLGRPKCDNCGMFSPKFRKDGFTKIFETALTDKQLTNNRVKGLIREDMIRKQKQIRKLGGENEEEVDEDFGSGRTMNAKQSAGSTYILSTEVRNILRAVFKKEQEVLQYVFHSRPNKSKKMVKAEMFFMDVVVVPATRFRLPSKLGDEVHENTQNQLLSKILTTSLLIRDLNDEMSKLQKDKVSIEDRKVIFNRLMNAFVTIQNDVNAFIDSSKAQGNTGGKVPIPGIKQALEKKQGLFRKHMMGKRVNYAARSVISPDPNIETNEIGVPPVFATKLTYPEPVTAYNIAELRQAVINGPDKWPGATQIQNEDASLVSLIGMTLEQRKALANQLMTPSAYNSTHALNKKVYRHIKNRDIVIMNRQPTLHKASMMGHKVRVLPGEKTLRLHYANTGAYNADFDGDEMNMHFPQNENARAEAFNLANTDSQYLTPTSGSPVRGLIQDHISAGVWLTNKDSFFTREQYQQYIYGCIRPEAGHTMRAKIVTVPPAVVKPIPLWTGKQIITTVLLNATPSDMPGINLVSTNKIKNDYWGKGSTENEVIFQNGELLCGILDKSQYGASKYGIVHSLHEVYGPDVASKVLSILGRLFTNYITSTAFTCGMDDLRLTDEGNKWRTDILKTSADIGCIAAAEVTNLDKDVKRDDPELIKRLEEILRDDNKLGILDAVTSSKVNAITSKVVSKCVPGGTMKKFPYNSMQAMALSGAKGSNVNVSQIMCLLGQQALEGRRVPVMVSGKTLPAFKPFETDAMAGGYIKGRFYSGIKPQEYYFHCMAGREGLIDTAVKTARSGYLQRCLTKQLEGIHVSYDNTVRDGDGTLVQFLYGGDAVDVTKESYLTEFNFCVNNCDALLKNYNPSALIEHLDVESALKYSKKAMKHRKKNSKVPHYVQKNKYDPVLAKYNPSKYLGAVSEKFQDKLEEFIESNSSLFKNKSSINEKKFRALMQLKYMRSLINPGEAVGIIASQSVGEPSTQMTLNTFHFAGHGAANVTLGIPRMREIIMTASAAIKTPQMRLPILPDVSDDSANLFCKNVSKVMLSEVVDNVTVVETTGSTGATSARSYGITIKFFDSKEYGEEYDVSKEELQTVVSTKFLAALESAIVKELRKQKKSTVPDVGVAVPASQTDFVAAEKVSNPEEEDNDEEQSRKKLKQAVSYDDPDDDEMETIRQAEETSDEEEISDKENEALKSEGDSDSEDDISEQAEKAKFMNRLQKDRQSAIISSHRFVSKYNFDDEDGKWCEFKLDLAADTEKLLMINIVENICRQSVIREVPHIDRCIYPEAESDKRALVTEGVNFQAMWDQDAFIDVNGITSNDVAAVLKTYGVEAARNTIVNEINNVFSRYAISVSFRHLDLIADMMTRQGSYLAFNRQGMESSTSALMKMSYETTCQFLTKAVLDNEHEELKSPSARIVLGKLNAVGTGAFDVLTAVPNAA, from the coding sequence ATGGATATATCTAAGCCTGTTGGTGCGGAGATCACCGGAGTTGATTTCAGCATCATGACTGCTGAAGAGATCCGTGGATTGTCTGTGAAACAGATTACGAATCCTACGGTGCTGGATCATTTAGGTCATCCTATTCGGGGCGGTTTATACGATTTATCGCTTGGAGCGTTTCTACGTAACTTGTGTGCTACGTGTGGATTAGATGAGAAGTTTTGTTCTGGTCATCAGGGTCACATTGAGTTGCCAGTTCCTTGTTATAACCCTTTATTCTTTAACCAGTTGTACATTTACCTGAGGTCGTCGTGTTTGTATTGCCACCGGTTTCGGTTGAAGGAAGCAGAGGTGCATCGTTATGCATGTAAGTTGAAGCTGCTACAATACGGTTTGATAGATGAGGCATATAAGGTTGACGATATAACTGTCAGCGGTATGGAGGCTGCATCCGACGAGGCAGAGGAAGAAGGAAAATCTACAGATATTTCAGGAGCTGTTTTGCAAGAGCTGCGGATGAGACGGAAGGAGTACGTTGATCTACAGATAGCTAAGGCGATGTCCGAAGGTAGAACTTCATCGTGCGGGACTTTTACTGCTACTGTGAATGACGAGAGGAAGAAGGTTGTGCAAGACTTCTACAAGAGACTATTAGGCAGGCCAAAGTGTGACAACTGTGGTATGTTCTCTCCAAAGTTCAGAAAGGACGGCTTTACTAAGATTTTTGAGACTGCATTGACTGACAAGCAACTTACGAATAACCGAGTGAAGGGCTTAATCCGTGAAGATATGATTAGGAAGCAAAAACAGATTAGAAAGCTTGGTGGAGAGAATGAGGAAGAGGTTGACGAAGATTTCGGATCTGGAAGAACCATGAATGCGAAGCAATCCGCTGGTTCAACATATATTCTTTCCACCGAGGTGCGTAACATTCTAAGAGCAGTGTTCAAGAAGGAGCAGGAGGTTTTGCAATATGTTTTCCATTCTAGACCAAATAAGAGCAAAAAGATGGTGAAGGCTGAGATGTTTTTCATGGATGTGGTTGTTGTCCCAGCTACTAGATTCCGTTTGCCATCCAAGCTGGGCGATGAAGTTCACGAGAACACACAGAATCAATTGCTATCCAAAATCTTAACCACATCTTTGCTGATCAGGGATCTCAATGACGAAATGTCTAAGCTGCAAAAAGACAAGGTTTCTATAGAGGATAGAAAGGTCATCTTCAACAGACTGATGAATGCGTTTGTGACTATTCAAAATGATGTGAATGCCTTCATTGATTCTAGTAAGGCCCAAGGTAACACTGGTGGAAAAGTTCCAATTCCAGGTATCAAGCAAGCTTTGGAAAAGAAGCAGGGTTTGTTTAGGAAGCATATGATGGGTAAGCGTGTGAACTATGCTGCGCGCTCGGTCATTTCTCCAGATCCAAACATTGAAACCAACGAGATTGGTGTTCCACCTGTTTTTGCTACCAAGCTTACTTACCCAGAGCCTGTTACTGCTTACAACATTGCCGAATTGCGTCAAGCGGTTATTAACGGCCCTGACAAATGGCCGGGTGCAACCCAAATTCAGAATGAGGATGCTTCTTTGGTGTCCTTAATTGGCATGACGTTGGAACAACGTAAGGCGTTGGCCAACCAATTGATGACTCCTTCTGCTTACAACTCTACGCACGCTTTGAATAAGAAAGTTTATCGTCATATCAAGAACAGAGATATTGTCATTATGAATCGTCAACCAACTTTGCATAAAGCCTCCATGATGGGACATAAAGTGAGAGTTTTGCCAGGAGAGAAAACCTTGCGTTTGCATTATGCTAACACAGGTGCATACAATGCAGATTTCGATGGTGATGAAATGAATATGCACTTCCCTCAAAATGAAAATGCAAGAGCTGAAGCCTTTAACTTAGCTAATACTGATTCTCAATACTTAACCCCAACTTCTGGTTCTCCAGTGAGAGGTTTAATTCAAGATCATATTTCTGCGGGCGTCTGGCTAACCAACAAGGACTCTTTCTTTACCAGAGAACAATACCAACAATACATCTACGGCTGTATCAGACCAGAAGCAGGTCATACAATGAGGGCAAAAATCGTCACAGTTCCTCCAGCTGTTGTTAAGCCAATTCCTTTATGGACTGGTAAGCAAATCATAACCACTGTTTTGTTAAATGCTACTCCATCAGATATGCCTGGTATTAACCTTGTTTCAACTAATAAAATTAAGAATGATTACTGGGGCAAGGGTTCCACGGAAAATGAGGTTATATTCCAGAATGGTGAGCTGCTTTGTGGTATTTTGGATAAATCTCAATACGGTGCTTCTAAGTATGGTATTGTCCACTCGCTGCACGAAGTTTATGGTCCTGACGTTGCTTCTAAGGTACTATCTATTTTGGGTAGATTATTTACCAACTATATCACTTCCACAGCTTTTACATGTGGTATGGACGATTTGAGATTAACTGACGAAGGCAACAAATGGAGGACCGATATTCTAAAAACTTCTGCTGATATTGGCTGTATCGCAGCTGCAGAGGTTACGAATTTAGATAAGGATGTGAAACGTGATGATCCAGAATTGATCAAGAGACTAGAGGAGATCTTGCGTGACGATAACAAGCTGGGCATTCTTGATGCTGTTACTTCTTCAAAGGTAAACGCTATAACATCTAAGGTTGTCTCCAAGTGTGTGCCAGGTGGTACAATGAAGAAGTTCCCATATAACTCTATGCAAGCGATGGCTTTATCTGGTGCTAAAGGTTCTAATGTTAATGTCTCCCAGATTATGTGTTTGTTAGGGCAACAAGCATTGGAAGGTAGAAGAGTCCCAGTTATGGTGTCTGGTAAAACTTTGCCGGCATTTAAGCCATTTGAAACTGACGCTATGGCTGGTGGTTATATTAAAGGTCGTTTCTACTCTGGTATCAAACCCCAAGAGTACTATTTCCACTGTATGGCTGGTAGAGAAGGTCTCATCGATACTGCTGTTAAGACTGCAAGATCTGGGTATTTGCAACGTTGTTTGACAAAACAACTTGAAGGTATTCATGTTTCTTATGACAACACTGTCAGAGATGGAGATGGTACTCTAGTTCAATTCTTGTATGGTGGAGATGCGGTTGACGTTACAAAAGAATCCTATTTGACGGAATTCAATTTCTGCGTTAATAATTGTGATGCGTTATTAAAGAACTACAACCCATCTGCTCTAATAGAACATTTGGACGTTGAATCTGCGTTGAAATATTCTAAAAAGGCAATGAAACACAGAAAAAAGAATAGCAAGGTACCTCATTATGTTCAAAAGAATAAGTACGACCCAGTACTGGCAAAGTACAATCCATCTAAGTACCTTGGAGCTGTTTCAGAAAAATTCCAGGATaaactagaggaattcaTTGAGTCTAATTCTAGTTTGTTCAAAAACAAATCATCAATTAATGAAAAGAAGTTCAGGGCATTGATGCAGTTGAAGTATATGCGTTCTTTAATTAATCCTGGAGAAGCTGTTGGTATTATTGCATCTCAATCTGTTGGTGAACCATCTACGCAAATGACTCTAAACACCTTCCACTTTGCAGGTCACGGTGCTGCCAATGTTACATTAGGTATTCCACGTATGAGAGAAATTATTATGACCGCATCTGCTGCTATTAAAACTCCACAAATGAGGTTACCAATTCTTCCCGATGTTTCTGATGACTCCGCCAATCTTTTCTGTAAGAATGTCAGTAAAGTTATGCTTTCAGAAGTTGTCGATAATGTTACTGTTGTCGAAACTACTGGCTCTACTGGTGCTACCAGTGCTCGGTCATATGGGATTACTATAAAATTCTTTGATTCAAAAGAGTATGGTGAAGAGTATGATGTTTCCAAAGAGGAGTTACAAACTGTTGTCTCTACGAAGTTCTTAGCGGCACTAGAAAGCGCAATTGTGAAGGAGCTGAggaagcagaagaagagcaCCGTACCTGATGTTGGTGTTGCGGTACCAGCATCACAAACAGATTTTGTTGCTGCTGAGAAGGTCTCCAATCCCGAAGAAGAGGACAACGATGAAGAGCAATCACGTAAAAAGCTCAAGCAAGCTGTTTCATACGATGATcctgatgatgatgagaTGGAAACTATAAGACAGGCTGAAGAAACATCTGATGAGGAAGAAATTTCTGATAAAGAGAATGAGGCCTTGAAGAGTGAAGGCGATTCAGACTCTGAAGATGATATTTCAGAACAGGCTGAAAAAGCTAAATTCATGAATAGGTTGCAAAAGGATCGTCAATCTGCAATTATTTCTTCTCATAGGTTTGTCTCTAAGTACAACTTTgacgatgaagatggaAAATGGTGTGAATTCAAGTTAGACCTAGCTGCTGACACGGAAAAATTATTGATGATCAATATTGTAGAAAACATTTGTCGCCAATCAGTTATTAGAGAAGTGCCACATATCGACCGTTGTATTTACCCAGAGGCTGAAAGTGACAAACGTGCATTAGTCACAGAGGGTGTTAACTTTCAAGCTATGTGGGATCAGGATGCTTTTATTGATGTTAATGGTATTACATCTAACGATGTCGCAGCTGTTCTGAAAACCTACGGTGTCGAGGCTGCTAGAAATACCATCGTTAATGAAATTAATAACGTTTTCTCCCGTTATGCTATTTCTGTGTCATTCCGTCATTTAGACTTGATTGCTGACATGATGACCAGACAAGGTTCTTACTTGGCGTTTAATAGACAGGGTATGGAATCTTCAACTTCTGcattgatgaagatgtCATACGAAACGACTTGTCAGTTCCTAACGAAGGCTGTGTTAGATAATGAACATGAAGAACTAAAATCTCCATCAGCTAGGATTGTGCTTGGTAAGTTGAATGCTGTTGGTACAGGTGCATTTGATGTCCTGACCGCAGTTCCTAATGCCGCTTAA
- a CDS encoding Zn(II)2Cys6 transcription factor (Syntenic homolog of Ashbya gossypii ADR375W; Syntenic homolog of Ashbya gossypii NOHBY445; No homolog in Saccharomyces cerevisiae; Syntenic homolog of Kluyveromyces lactis KLLA0F02299g), producing MRRVLACARCRGHKIKCVHNNKPPCSYCQHKGIADKCVLSFPLTKKRKNMAPYAQDAGIFQAGYEQGGGDKQDQLIGIPISQAEIQQQPQQLYSQVVYDPQMVKQTGMDMYRGEGGGVPYMQGGVIVGNASLVMRGGHPSQPQAGGVFQGGSVPISVPNNISPVVEGYMPNNMGGKTEPVCGLPYWKQEIQMASGQKLRDLTAAIPVAVVKYAIEWTVASFPELRFFYMRNVEDQIPQMNPVLVGALMTHAAFYNPVSSNSRSLVDGYQWLGPESFNVKNSIYEKLVIEAIFSSGTFLLNPDIEVANALLLLSSVKWGHNDYYTSWMLHGCATRMSQALFFDEPFVRKCKNSTILNEMRLRTYWCGFLLDRIICTGEGRSFAIQDYPTIPLPKNDSDLAAEYNATGRNREIASDKISENTLTIQDFYGSLKKLPSSFLSKNEQIMFIKMYDIWGHLNEYLTSNNGVSNKALKVWDPETELGKIRTDLQNWRAVLPEEWVWSAEKYRNVNSSLRTDIEPIMMNCLYMLSMIFLTRAFLPFLPHSVDKPEGSGYGTPPTEDYWVENARTCFKVTRDLSALISVLLDEAVQKSMSSDIKFPVFATPFFSFVAFICAVQCSYGANFPWMDPDHNYYEKDSNSSQSLVYCSKKMLELLEHRVTSHPVTKTWLMMVIKTQELYRFVSNNKERAKKLNWNCSTIGHARDALLPGTLTGGKYQDLSFLKTEDENIPQYMRSNDMSHIGNHNVSQIDNPADQLLPEHLQNMPPNTIKHLNLKVNNYGQKLPPQGSNSQASELQKTSSVSAFPPPQAMYPVFAAAKTISTDGSDQKFNSLSINGVQPNVHGDVAGNTVKVTNPMSNLPNQTSTVMEPDTDKLSLLFNDQELDLLLQFSM from the coding sequence ATGAGAAGAGTTTTGGCATGTGCTCGATGTAGGGGACATAAAATAAAGTGCGTTCATAACAATAAGCCCCCATGCTCATACTGTCAACATAAAGGAATAGCAGATAAATGTGTTCTATCGTTTCCCTTGACTAAGAAGCGGAAAAACATGGCTCCGTATGCGCAGGACGCTGGTATATTTCAGGCGGGTTATGAGCAGGGGGGTGGAGATAAACAAGATCAGTTGATTGGTATTCCAATTTCGCAGGCTGAGATACAGCAGCAGCCGCAGCAGTTGTATTCCCAGGTGGTTTATGATCCGCAGATGGTGAAACAGACGGGGATGGATATGTACAGGGGGGAAGGTGGTGGAGTTCCGTATATGCAAGGAGGAGTTATTGTTGGTAACGCATCGCTAGTGATGCGAGGTGGCCATCCTTCCCAGCCGCAAGCTGGAGGAGTGTTCCAAGGGGGCAGTGTGCCGATATCTGTGCCGAATAATATTTCTCCTGTCGTGGAGGGTTACATGCCCAATAATATGGGAGGGAAGACGGAGCCGGTTTGCGGTCTTCCGTACTGGAAACAGGAGATACAGATGGCGTCGGGACAGAAACTCCGCGATCTCACGGCTGCGATTCCGGTGGCGGTCGTGAAGTATGCCATTGAGTGGACGGTTGCGTCTTTTCCTGAGCTCCGTTTCTTCTATATGAGAAATGTTGAGGACCAAATACCACAAATGAATCCTGTTCTAGTTGGTGCACTCATGACGCATGCTGCATTTTACAATCCTGTAAGTTCTAATAGCAGGTCTCTGGTTGATGGTTACCAGTGGTTGGGGCCGGAAAGCTTTAATGTGAAGAACAGCATATACGAGAAACTCGTTATAGAGGCTATATTCAGTAGCGGCACTTTTCTTTTGAATCCAGACATTGAAGTTGCGAACGCCTTGTTGCTCTTGTCTAGTGTGAAATGGGGTCACAACGACTATTATACCTCATGGATGTTGCACGGCTGTGCAACTCGCATGTCGCAGGCCTTGTTTTTCGATGAGCCGTTCGTCAGGAAATGTAAAAATTCCACTATTCTAAATGAAATGAGGCTTCGGACCTATTGGTGTGGTTTTTTGCTAGATCGGATCATTTGCACTGGTGAAGGACGTTCATTTGCGATACAAGACTATCCCACCATTCCTCTACCCAAAAATGACAGCGATCTAGCCGCCGAATATAATGCTACTGGTAGGAATAGAGAGATCGCCAGTGACAAAATAAGTGAGAATACTTTAACCATTCAGGACTTTTACGGAAGTTTAAAAAAGCTTCCAAGCTCATTTTTATCTAAAAACGAACAGATAATGTTTATTAAGATGTACGATATTTGGGGACATCTAAACGAGTATTTGACCAGCAATAACGGTGTATCGAATAAGGCATTGAAAGTCTGGGATCCGGAGACCGAATTAGGTAAGATACGCACTGATTTGCAGAACTGGAGGGCTGTGCTCCCTGAAGAATGGGTCTGGTCAGCCGAAAAATACCGGAACGTTAACAGTTCTTTAAGAACTGACATTGAACCTATTATGATGAATTGTTTATACATGTTAAGCATGATATTTCTTACTAGAGCATTTTTGCCATTTTTGCCGCACTCAGTCGATAAACCAGAGGGTAGTGGATACGGGACTCCTCCTACAGAAGATTATTGGGTAGAAAACGCACGCACATGTTTTAAAGTAACAAGGGACCTATCTGCATTAATTAGCGTGTTATTGGATGAAGCTGTTCAAAAGTCCATGTCCTCTGATATAAAGTTTCCGGTATTTGCAACCCCATTTTTTAGCTTTGTCGCCTTTATTTGTGCAGTGCAATGCAGCTACGGTGCAAATTTTCCTTGGATGGACCCCGATCACAACTATTATGAGAAAGATTCAAATTCTAGCCAGTCTCTAGTTTACTGTTCTAAGAAAATGCTTGAATTATTGGAGCATAGGGTTACCTCGCATCCTGTAACGAAAACTTGGTTAATGATGGTTATTAAGACGCAGGAACTATATCGATTTGTATCTAATAACAAGGAACGCGCAAAAAAATTGAATTGGAACTGTTCTACGATAGGACATGCCAGGGATGCCTTACTGCCAGGCACTTTAACGGGCGGTAAATATCAAGATCTGTCATTCTTAAAAACAGAGGATGAGAATATACCTCAATACATGCGGTCAAATGATATGTCTCATATCGGAAACCATAATGTCTCACAAATAGATAATCCTGCGGACCAGCTACTTCCAGAACACTTACAAAATATGCCACCTAATACTATCAAACATCTAAACCTAAAGGTCAATAACTATGGGCAAAAGCTGCCGCCGCAAGGCTCGAATTCGCAGGCATCTGAACTACAGAAGACATCATCTGTATCGGCATTTCCGCCTCCACAAGCAATGTACCCTGTTTTTGCTGCTGCAAAAACCATATCTACTGATGGATCAGACCAGAAGTTTAATTCACTATCTATCAATGGAGTTCAACCAAACGTACATGGGGATGTCGCTGGTAATACTGTAAAAGTTACAAATCCTATGTCTAACCTGCCAAATCAAACTAGTACGGTAATGGAACCAGATACAGATAAGCTATCACTTCTATTTAACGATCAGGAGTTGGACTTACTACTTCAGTTTTCTATGTGA